A single region of the Natronorubrum daqingense genome encodes:
- a CDS encoding PGF-CTERM sorting domain-containing protein, with protein sequence MHRGIAVLAFTLTGLVFIGVVGLAAPAGIGADSATITASASTIESDVSEANGSVSEEAYVEPAPEEGELYYEAGDDDWVSYINPRDEYRSPYLGDGSGKIGVTLLNEAGEPIVGESVPDTTVTIETGEKLSWHSEANPVTVQYPLTDHYDRPLDSDQFGTTDDLVQGDGYMDTHSIEMHGLEENATIEYGEVQIEGEHADKIDVVGYIEQPNEAWDTDVDAIEDAESYEEVGGEWTYTPDGSHGQVVVVLQLDSDETGVDGEENDHSGTPVVSETGSAEGSSDDGDESDDSADGESDDGESDDGDNTDDADVIPGFGVPAVIVALALVALALTRRQSG encoded by the coding sequence ATGCATCGAGGCATTGCAGTCCTCGCCTTCACGCTGACCGGACTCGTCTTCATCGGCGTCGTCGGCCTCGCGGCCCCCGCCGGAATCGGGGCCGATAGCGCTACGATCACCGCGTCTGCGAGTACCATCGAATCCGACGTGAGCGAGGCGAACGGCTCCGTCTCCGAGGAAGCCTACGTCGAACCGGCACCCGAAGAGGGCGAATTGTACTACGAGGCGGGCGACGACGACTGGGTCAGTTACATCAACCCGCGTGACGAGTACCGCTCGCCGTATCTCGGCGACGGCTCCGGAAAGATCGGCGTGACGTTGCTCAACGAAGCCGGTGAACCGATCGTCGGCGAAAGCGTTCCAGACACGACGGTCACCATCGAGACCGGTGAGAAACTGTCCTGGCACTCGGAGGCGAACCCCGTAACCGTTCAGTACCCGCTCACAGACCACTACGACCGACCGCTCGATAGCGACCAGTTCGGAACGACCGACGACCTCGTGCAGGGCGACGGCTACATGGACACCCACAGCATCGAGATGCACGGCTTAGAGGAGAACGCGACGATCGAGTACGGCGAGGTCCAGATCGAAGGCGAACACGCCGACAAGATAGACGTCGTCGGCTACATCGAACAGCCAAACGAGGCGTGGGACACCGACGTCGATGCGATCGAAGACGCAGAATCCTACGAGGAAGTCGGCGGCGAGTGGACGTACACCCCAGACGGCTCACACGGACAGGTCGTCGTCGTCTTGCAACTCGATAGCGACGAAACCGGCGTCGACGGCGAGGAAAACGATCACAGTGGCACACCAGTCGTCAGCGAAACGGGTAGTGCTGAGGGCAGTAGCGACGACGGTGACGAAAGCGACGATAGCGCCGATGGAGAGAGTGACGATGGCGAGAGCGATGACGGTGACAACACCGACGATGCCGACGTGATCCCCGGCTTCGGCGTTCCGGCGGTGATCGTCGCACTCGCGCTCGTCGCACTCGCGCTCACTCGACGTCAGTCGGGATGA